Proteins encoded together in one Ipomoea triloba cultivar NCNSP0323 chromosome 4, ASM357664v1 window:
- the LOC116015808 gene encoding UDP-glycosyltransferase 75C1-like: MEEKCHVLLAVFPAQGQLNPSLQFAKRLVKMGVKVTFSTSSSAINSMSNRPEIQGLELAPYSDGFDGQFQGVSVNDFWASVKTKGTDALADLIAAKNNEAKPFTRIIYTTAMAWAGLVARRFQLPFTLLWIQPKQGKIVHWCGQVEVLQHPSVGCFFTHCGWNSMLECLTSGVPVVACPVWNDQLSNAKLVQDVWKSGVRVGVNEEGVVTADEFKRCIECVMGGGENGEELRKNAKKWKDLAKAATKEDGSSYLNLKAYIDEMLRSP; the protein is encoded by the exons ATGGAAGAAAAATGTCATGTTCTTCTGGCGGTCTTTCCAGCCCAAGGCCAACTTAATCCTTCTCTACAATTTGCCAAACGTCTCGTCAAAATGGGGGTTAAAGTCACCTTTTCCACAAGCTCGTCCGCCATTAATAGCATGTCTAACCGGCCGGAAATACAAGGCCTGGAATTGGCTCCATATTCCGACGGCTTCGACGGCCAATTCCAAGGCGTGAGCGTAAACGACTTCTGGGCTTCCGTCAAGACTAAAGGGACCGACGCCCTGGCCGACCTTATCGCCGCCAAGAACAACGAAGCCAAACCCTTCACCCGAATTATCTACACCACGGCCATGGCGTGGGCCGGGCTGGTCGCCCGGAGGTTTCAGCTTCCCTTTACTTTGCTTTGGATCCAACCC AAGCAAGGGAAGATAGTGCATTGGTGCGGACAAGTGGAAGTTTTGCAACACCCGTCTGTAGGGTGTTTCTTCACTCACTGCGGATGGAATTCAATGCTCGAATGCCTGACTTCTGGAGTGCCGGTCGTGGCGTGTCCTGTATGGAATGACCAGCTTTCTAATGCTAAGCTCGTTCAAGATGTGTGGAAGTCCGGGGTGAGAGTGGGTGTTAATGAAGAAGGGGTTGTCACTGCTGATGAGTTCAAGAGGTGCATAGAATGTGTGATGGGAGGAGGGGAAAATGGAGAGGAATTGAGAAAGAATGCTAAGAAATGGAAAGATTTGGCTAAGGCTGCAACTAAGGAGGATGGATCCTCATATTTGAATCTCAAGGCATATATAGATGAAATGCTCCGCAGCCCATAA
- the LOC116016677 gene encoding uncharacterized protein LOC116016677, with translation MERQDLKSSKPHALMEGMFTRSKSQTYSHLNRSGRVRLDTTRSSPSYQNFQKLHPSPKKRKHPYLQQHEEAPLDVNDSSRNLRVRRVFSTSSVIEQNGESSELGLKSTSPDSSGNGCAEIIGMVLEDLKRDFENGEADLGLENHGFERKVGTDEEPNKVASKEAIENRDTGRETGQPPVKFIRPYESSTTNKAVVKPGLLSRVFKTSSSFSYRRLLPFMMSLEKDDSCASEIEFDDTGLNPEVQNMNNLKPNSSPDNSNCDASKNEPTVAHSDDSKPLARGGIDNLGISSPGKQPEKNCGNLHLTQTEVNSGLHSVDTMRDNTPNGIDDVMGDNISMTPPDPDIFSKFDLNDYKASTDQSAKQIENNILGNPSNGRCRSNIASSSKKSYQNPSERNGSSWKTKMVLNPCSRKKVLKPPSSVMYRRLLPYLMDVANDNKDQPLESKDSIPPNSQASTANNASEVHTSNLSVAMSSSTSDSAIKRPILAPSEDITEPIISHSSEMDGTPQIEHILSDTTKQLKPDLANNDRKENGEVPSSPIANAESLPKVPEISQLETVNCELGDIQAVYHEDNKHVDERDVSDDVQSNTSTFAGIHTVVPTETLLNESSVRMEADCQEGSGNLVKESTSDESSTPIEESNLPVVHTVGHAETFIKDCKLATLQSKHSEENHINYGAMIQTVTINKEPSEVQASNHSVTQTEGTMKGVLRRNPRGCRGRCDCLNCMSFRLHAERAFEFSKHQMQDAEEVALELIKELSGIRKLLENAASNKNNLAAFEPTQVKEARTKALQAEQLAKERLVQMNDELHYHCRITPLQRPRVTFSVSTADRSTSAAKNTTDNKRKRNGNS, from the exons ATGGAAAGGCAAGACCTCAAGAGCAGCAAACCACACGCATTAATGGAAGGCATGTTCACTCGCAGCAAGTCTCAGACCTATTCCCATCTAAATCgatcgggtcgggtcaggtTAGACACCACTAGATCCAGTCCCAGCTACCAAAATTTCCAAAAGCTCCATCCAAGCCCCAAGAAGCGCAAACACCCTTATCTGCAGCAGCATGAAGAAGCTCCTTTGGATGTCAACGACAGCTCACGCAACCTCCGAGTCCGGAGGGTTTTCTCTACTAGCTCTGTGATTGAACAAAATGGCGAAAGCTCGGAGCTGGGTTTGAAAAGCACGAGTCCAGATTCTTCTGGAAATGGCTGTGCGGAGATTATTGGAATGGTATTGGAGGATCTAAAACGGGATTTTGAAAACGGCGAAGCTGATTTGGGCTTAGAAAACCATGGTTTCGAAAGGAAAGTTGGAACCGATGAAGAACCCAATAAGGTAGCATCAAAAGAAGCAATTGAAAACCGCGACACTGGAAGAGAAACTGGTCAGCCTCCAGTCAAGTTTATTCGCCCATATGAATCAAGCACTACAAATAAAGCG GTTGTGAAGCCAGGCTTGTTAAGCAGGGTATTTAAAACTTCAAGCTCATTCAGCTATAGAAGATTGCTGCCATTTATGATGAGCTTAGAAAAAGATGATTCTT GTGCTTCTGAAATTGAGTTTGATGATACAGGATTAAATCCCGAAGTTCAGAATATGAACAATCTGAAGCCTAATTCTTCGCCAGACAATAGCAACTGCGATGCTTCTAAAAATGAACCTACGGTTGCACATTCAGATGATAGTAAACCTTTAGCAAGAGGAGGAATTGACAATCTTGGTATCAGCTCTCCGGGCAAACAACCAGAGAAAAACTGTGGCAATCTTCACTTGACTCAAACTGAGGTCAATAGTGGATTGCATAGTGTTGACACAATGCGTGATAATACTCCGAATGGAATTGATGATGTAATGGGAGATAACATTTCAATGACACCACCTGATCCTGACATCTTCAGTAAATTTGACTTAAATGACTATAAGGCCAGCACAGATCAAAGTGCTAAGCAGATCGAGAATAATATTCTTGGTAATCCCTCAAATGGAAGGTGCAGAAGCAATATTGCCTCCAGCTCGAAGAAGTCTTATCAGAATCCTTCTGAGAGAAATGGCAGTAGTTGGAAAACCAAAATG GTTCTGAATCCTTGTTCTAGAAAGAAGGTTCTCAAACCTCCAAGCTCAGTTATGTATAGACGACTGCTTCCATATCTGATGGATGTTGCAAATG ATAACAAAGACCAGCCTTTAGAATCAAAAGATTCTATTCCACCGAACTCACAAGCATCTACAGCTAACAATGCATCTGAAGTCCATACTTCAAATTTATCGGTTGCCATGTCAAGTTCTACTAGTGATTCAGCCATAAAAAGGCCAATTCTTGCACCATCGGAAGACATTACTGAGCCCATTATTTCACACAGTTCCGAGATGGATGGGACACCTCAAATAGAACATATTTTGTCAGATACTACCAAACAGTTAAAGCCAGATCTTGCAAACAATGATAGAAAGGAAAATGGTGAAGTTCCCTCAAGTCCTATAGCTAATGCTGAATCTTTACCCAAAGTGCCAGAAATTTCACAGCTTGAAACAGTTAATTGTGAATTAGGGGACATCCAAGCAGTTTACCATGAAGATAACAAACATGTGGATGAAAGAGATGTTTCAGATGATGTGCAGTCCAACACCTCTACTTTTGCGGGAATTCATACTGTTGTTCCTACTGAAACTCTTCTAAATGAGTCTTCTGTGCGGATGGAGGCAGATTGTCAAGAAGGCAGTGGTAATCTAGTTAAAGAGAGCACTTCAGATGAAAGCTCAACACCTATTGAAGAATCCAATCTCCCAGTAGTTCATACTGTTGGTCATGCTGAAACTTTTATTAAGGACTGCAAGTTAGCAACCCTACAGTCTAAGCATTCTGAGGAAAACCATATCAACTATGGAGCTATGATTCAAACAGTTACTATCAACAAAGAGCCATCTGAGGTTCAGGCTTCAAACCATTCAGTTACTCAAACTGAGGGTACCATGAAAGGAGTATTGAGGAGAAACCCAAGAGGATGCAGAGGACGGTGTGATTGTCTGAATTGTATGTCATTCCGCTTGCATGCTGAAAGAGCAtttgaattttcaaaacatCAGATGCAGGATGCTGAAGAAGTTGCTCTTGAGTTGATCAAGGAATTATCAGGCATTCGGAAGTTGCTGGAGAATGCTGCATCTAACAAGAATAATCTTGCTGCATTTGAACCAACTCAG GTTAAAGAAGCACGCACTAAAGCACTGCAAGCAGAACAACTAGCAAAAGAACGACTCGTCCAAATGAATGATGAGCTCCATTATCATTGCAGAATAACA CCTTTGCAGCGGCCAAGGGTGACGTTTTCAGTCTCAACAGCAGATAGGTCAACCAGCGCCGCCAAGAACACAACAGATAACAAAAGAAAGAGGAACGGCAATTCCTGA
- the LOC116016678 gene encoding UDP-glycosyltransferase 75C1-like codes for MEDCHVLLVIFPGQGHINPSLQFAKRLVNLGAKVTLSTGFSAMNHMSRPQIPGLDFAPFSDGYDAGLKPDDLNDFWASMKTRGSDALAKLITARKEEGRPFTRLIYTTVMAWAGVVARGLHVPATLLWIQPATVLDIYYHYFTEYGDLFRNCSGDQVVEVPGVPCLAVRDFPSFLFSTETNVNYDLDWAIEAMRDQIEEINVEENPKVLVNTFDALEFDALRAIKKVRMVGIGPLIPSAYLDGKDPSDTAFGGDLRQNSNDYVEWLDSQPKSSVVYLAFGSYADVPNTILEEIAQGLVNSKLPFLWVLRETYKGEKPEEKLRCKEELEGQGKIVRWCAQVEVLQHPSIGCFLTHCGWNSTLESLASGVPLVACPLWNDQFSNAKLIQDVWKMGVRVSGNEEGVVTADEYKRCIECVMGGGEKGEELRKNAKKWKDLAKAAMKEDGSSYLNLKAYMDEMLTLKSIN; via the coding sequence ATGGAGGACTGCCATGTTCTTCTGGTCATCTTCCCAGGCCAAGGCCACATTAATCCCTCTTTACAATTCGCTAAACGTCTTGTCAATCTGGGAGCCAAGGTCACCTTATCAACAGGCTTCTCCGCTATGAATCACATGTCCAGGCCGCAAATACCAGGCCTAGACTTCGCCCCCTTCTCCGACGGCTACGATGCCGGATTAAAACCCGACGACTTGAACGACTTCTGGGCTTCCATGAAGACCAGGGGCTCCGACGCCCTGGCCAAGCTTATCACGGCCAGGAAGGAGGAAGGCAGGCCCTTCACGCGCCTCATCTACACCACAGTCATGGCTTGGGCCGGGGTGGTGGCGCGTGGCCTCCACGTGCCGGCGACGTTGCTCTGGATCCAACCCGCCACGGTTTTGGACATTTACTATCATTACTTCACGGAGTATGGGGATTTGTTCAGGAATTGTTCTGGGGATCAAGTGGTGGAGGTTCCAGGAGTGCCGTGTTTGGCTGTCAGGGATTTCCCTTCTTTTCTGTTCTCCACTGAGACAAATGTTAATTATGATTTGGATTGGGCTATAGAAGCGATGAGGGATCAGATTGAGGAGATTAACGTTGAAGAGAACCCCAAAGTTCTAGTGAACACTTTTGATGCCTTGGAGTTTGATGCTCTGAGGGCTATAAAGAAGGTGAGAATGGTTGGGATTGGGCCTTTGATTCCTTCTGCTTATTTGGATGGGAAAGACCCTTCTGATACTGCGTTTGGGGGAGACTTGAGACAAAACTCAAACGACTATGTTGAATGGTTAGATTCCCAGCCCAAGAGTTCTGTGGTTTACTTAGCATTTGGTAGCTACGCTGATGTTCCAAACACAATCCTAGAAGAGATTGCTCAAGGACTTGTGAATAGTAAACTCCCATTTTTGTGGGTGTTGAGAGAGACATATAAGGGGGAAAAGCCCGAGGAAAAGTTGAGGTGCAAAGAGGAGTTGGAGGGGCAAGGGAAGATAGTGCGTTGGTGCGCGCAAGTAGAAGTTCTGCAACACCCGTCTATCGGGTGTTTCCTGACTCACTGCGGGTGGAATTCGACGCTGGAAAGTCTGGCTTCTGGAGTGCCGCTCGTGGCTTGTCCGCTATGGAACGACCAGTTTTCGAATGCTAAACTCATTCAAGATGTTTGGAAGATGGGGGTGAGAGTGAGTGGTAATGAAGAAGGGGTTGTCACAGCTGATGAGTACAAGAGGTGCATAGAGTGTGTAATGGGAGGAGGGGAAAAGGGAGAGGAATTGAGAAAGAATGCTAAAAAATGGAAAGATTTGGCTAAGGCTGCAATGAAGGAGGATGGATCCTCATATTTGAATCTCAAGGCATATATGGATGAAATGCTTACTTTGAAGTCCATAAATTAG
- the LOC116016894 gene encoding xyloglucan endotransglucosylase/hydrolase 2-like: MGGLEIGSSKMWVVLATILMGFCMVCHGGNFYQDFDLTWGGNRAKIFGKGQLLSLSLDRVSGSGFQSKKEYLFGRIDMQLKLVAGNSAGTVTAYYLSSQGPTHDEIDFEFLGNVTGQPYILHTNVFTQGKGGREQQFYLWFDPTKNFHTYSIIWKPQHIIFLVDNTPIRVFKNGESIGVAFPKNQPMKIYSSLWNADDWATRGGLVKTDWSHAPFTAYYRNFNAQTFTASQFNDGKWQSQELDAYGRRRLRWVQKNFMIYNYCTDYKRFPQGFPAECRHF; the protein is encoded by the exons ATGGGGGGTTTGGAGATTGGGTCTTCAAAGATGTGGGTAGTGTTGGCTACAATCTTGATGGGTTTTTGCATGGTTTGTCATGGTGGGAATTTCTACCAAGACTTTGACTTGACTTGGGGAGGGAACCGTGCCAAGATTTTTGGGAAAGGGCAGCTCCTTTCCTTGTCTCTTGACAGAGTTTCTGGGTCTGGGTTTCAGTCCAAGAAAGAGTATCTGTTTGGTAGGATTGATATGCAGCTCAAGCTTGTTGCTGGCAACTCTGCTGGCACTGTCACAGCAtactat CTATCTTCTCAAGGGCCAAcccatgatgaaattgattttgAGTTCTTGGGAAATGTGACTGGCCAACCTTACATTCTCCACACTAATGTCTTCACTCAAGGGAAAGGTGGCAGGGAGCAACAGTTCTACCTGTGGTTTGACCCTACCAAGAACTTCCACACATACTCCATCATTTGGAAGCCCCAACACATCAT TTTCTTGGTGGATAACACCCCCATAAGAGTATTCAAGAATGGTGAATCAATTGGAGTGGCATTCCCCAAGAACCAGCCTATGAAGATATACTCAAGCCTGTGGAATGCTGATGACTGGGCCACAAGGGGAGGCTTAGTGAAGACTGATTGGTCCCATGCACCCTTCACAGCATATTACAGAAACTTCAATGCCCAGACATTTACAGCTTCCCAGTTTAATGATGGGAAATGGCAGAGCCAAGAGCTTGATGCCTATGGCAGAAGAAGGCTTAGATGGGTTCAGAAGAACTTCATGATTTACAATTATTGCACTGATTATAAACGTTTTCCTCAGGGCTTCCCTGCAGAGTGCAGACATTTCTGA